ATGGTGGAGCCACACGGCGTGGCGGTGTATCTGGAATCGCACCATTTGTGTGTCCAGATGCGCGGAGTACGCGACGGCGCGCCGCTGACGCGGACCACGGTCTGGCGGGGCGCGTACATCGAGAATCCGGCGCTACGGGCGGAGTTTCTCGCGATGCGTGAGGGTCCGCGATGCATGGCGCTGGTTTCCCGCTTCTAAGACAGGCTGGAGCCGCGTTCAGTTGATCCTGTGGCACCCTGCTTTTGAAAGGTGCGCGAGTGCGCTGGCACTCGTGCATGTCTGGAGGTTTGGTATGGTCGACACACCCCCTGAACACATGTCCCTGTGGATCGCGACGGCACCGGGCCCAACGTTTCCACGACTTCTCGGGGACCTCACCGTCGATGTTGCCATCCTCGGCGGAGGCATCGCTGGCCTGACCACCGCCACGCTGCTCAAGCAGGCGGGAAAAACGGTTGCGGTGATCGAAGCGGATCAGGTGGTCCGGGGCGTGACCGGATACACGACCGCAAAAGTCACCGCCCAGCACAACCTGATCTATGCCGACCTGATCGACACGTTTGGGGAAGATGCCGCCCGCATCTATGCCCATTCCAATCAGGCTGCCCTTGAGCGGATTGCCCAATTTGTCGCGGAAGATGGCATTGACTGTGATTTCGAGCGCAAGCCGAACTACTGCTACAGCGAGTCCGCCACCGATCTCACCATGCTGGAGGAGGAAGTCACGGCAGCGCAGAACCTCGGGCTGCCCGCCTCCCTGGTCACGGCAACCGGCCTGCCCTTTCCGGTGGCTGGCGCACTTCGCGTCGACCATCAGGCCCAATTTCATCCACGCAAGTACCTGCTGCAGCTCGCGGCGCGCATTCCAGGCGCTGGCAGCTTCATCTTTGAACATACGCGGGCGCTGGATGTCGAGGAGAGCAACCCCCATCGGGTGATTACGGATCAGGGCGTGCTACAGGCGCAGGATGTCGTGGTCGCGACCCACTACCCGATCCTCGATCGCGGGCTGTTCTTCGCCCGGGTGTTCCCCCGCCGCGAATACGTGATCTGTGTGCGGGCCAACGAAGGAACCGATCCGCACGGCATGTATATCAGCATCGGCGAGCCAACCCGATCCGTGCGGACCGCGCCCTCGCCCGACGGTCTCCTTCTGGTGATTGGCGGCGAAAAACACCGTCCCGGGGAGGACCCGGACACGAACGCGAGGTACCGCCAGCTTGAACACTTCGCGCGCGAACGCTTCGGCTGCGATCAGGTCGTGTATCGGTGGTCGACCCAGGATACCTATGCCGTCGATCGAGTGCCGTATATCGGTCGCTTGCGACCGGGCGCTGACCATCTCTATGTGGCGACCGGATTCGGTGCCTGGGGCATGACCAATGGCACCCTCGCTGGGATGATTATTGCGGATGCGATCCTAGGCGTGGTCAATCCCTGGGCCGAACTATACTATCCGAGTCGCCTCAACCTGCGGGCATCGGCGGCGAAACTGCTGAAGGAAGGGGCGAATGTTGCGCGGCACTTCATTGGGGATCGGCTGGCAGGTGGCGAAACGTTCCCCGATGCCATTCCTCCTGGCGAAGGCGCCATCGTTAACCATCATGGCGAAAAGGTGGCTGTCTATAAGGATGAGCAGGGGAAGCTGCATGGTGTTTCGCCGGTCTGCACGCACCTCGGCTGCCTGGTTGGCTGGAACACCGCTGAGAAGAGTTGGGATTGTCCCTGCCACGGCTCGCGCTTCGACGTGACCGGTCAGGTGATTCACGGCCCGGCGGTTGCGAATCTTGCGCAGCAGAACCTCGCTGACCGTTCGGGCATGGCAGCGTATCGCGACGGAACCGAGGATGACCGTGCGTAGCGATTCAGGTCAGGCCCGCCTGAAGGGCGATATGCTGCGTGGGGCAGTCGCTCGTGATGGTGCCTGGCAGCGTCACGCAGACATCGTTGCCGCCCTCGTCGGCCTCAAGATCGGCAATGAGCTGCCTAGTTGAACACGGCATTGCCTATAGCTTACTGGCGGCAACGGGCGACGGAGGCGGTACGACCGGTAGGTAGGCTCGCGCTGGTCCGGTGCAGAGCCGCTCCGTAGTGGTGCCGTCGTCCTGGCCTCAATCGCGCACCCCGCGCTCACCATCTCGCGTGCGGACCTGCGCACGACCGGGTTGTCGACGCGTCGGCGGATATGCTAAGATAGCTGGATGAGCAATCAACAGCAACCTCGTCGAAGGCCGACGAGCAGCGCGGTCGGGGGATTGTTCGTCCTGATCGGCGCACTCCTTGTGGCCTCCACCGCCCACGCGGCGGTTACCATCTCACGGGCGGAACTCAGCGGAACAACGCTTCGGATCGAAGGCAGCGCGACCCCCAACCGCACGATCACCGTCGATGGCGTCACCATGGGCACCAGCGATGGTGGCGGCAGATTCCGGATAGAGCAGCGGAGCTTCACCGCGCCCGCCGACTGCACGGTCGACGTCAATGACGGATCGACCAGCCCGACGGCGGCGCGCTTGTCCGGCTGCACGGTCAGTTCGCCACCCTCGTCGTCCTCGCTCTCGCTCGCGTCGCTTACCGTCAGCCCGACCGATATCGCCGGCGGGGACGCGGCGACCGGCACCGTCACGCTCAGCGCCGCCGCGCCCACCAGCGGCTTTGTGGTCGACCTTACCAGCAACAACACCGCCGCGGCAACCGTCCCGCCGAGCGTCACGGTCCCGGCGGGGTCCGCCCGCGCGACCTTCACGGTCTCCACCCTCGCCGTGACGAACGCGCAGTCCGCGACGATCATCGGGACCGTGGGCGGAGACTTCAGCACCGAGCGGCATGCGACCATCACGGTCTGGAATCCGTTCCATTTCGCGCATGGCAGCGTCTCGCTCGCGCGCGGAGGCGGGGGCGAAGGACGAGTCACCTCCCAGCCCCCAGGGATCGACTGCACCTTCACGAGAAGCGGCACCAGTGGGACCTGCGGCAACGTGTTCTATCCGGTCGACACGCAGGTCAAGCTCGAGGCCCGACCCGCAGCCAGCTCGGCGTTTCGGGGCTGGGAATTCGAGGTCAGCTGTCCGAATGCGCCCAATGTAACGGTGGCGCGTGGCACCGCCCATATTTGCCGACCGGTCTTCGTCCTCAAGTAGGCGACACGCGTGGTCGTTCACGCACGGCGGCTGCTTGGTGGGCTGGCCTGATCGACGAGTCCAGCGCGCTGCATGCACAACGCTCTGGAGGGGAACCCGCCGTCACCGGTACAGCGGAGAGCCGGCCTGCTGAGACCACCCAATGTCCGAATGGCGCAGGACCCGGCCCGTGCGACCGGCAGCGGGCCTATACCCTCATGGGCGATCACCGCTCCATCCATCAGCGCCGACGGCGGCGGGATGACCGGCGCGGCGATGGGTCGAACTGAGTGGTAGGCCCCTCGGTGCACAGCTGCTGCACCATCCGCTCGACACCCTCCAGGCCCACCTCGTCGATCACATACTGGAGGATGGCCTCGTCGATCCCGTCCTGCGCCGCGCGTGCCGTCGGCGCGTGATACCCCAGGACATGATCGTCCCGCTCCGCCCCGCGCGGCCTGCTGACCAGCGCGGTCTGCACCACGGCGCTCCGCGGTGGCACGTCCTCAATCGCCAACCGCTCCAGCGGGTGGCCCGCGGACAGTGGCAGTTCCAGATAGGGCTGACCAGCGGCGTCCCGGCCAAAGCGTGCGGCGGTCCCCAGCGGCACCAGCCGCTCGTGTTGGACGAGGTAGTGCGCCGCGACGCTCCGGAGCACGGCGCGATCCGTCGCCGGTCGGGTCGCAGCTGCGGCGGTGGCATCCGGCACGACGCGGCCACGCGTGCGGCCTGGCCGCAGCTCGGGTGGCTGTTTGGGTGATTCATCCGTCGGATCGTCGGCCATCGGTCCTCCTCACCCTGCGGCGCGCAGGACATCATGGTGTGTGGCACCGCGCAGTTCCCGGCGAGCGCCATCGAGCCCGTGTCAACCGGGGCAGCGTGGGGCCGGTCGCGCGCGAACGCTCCCTGATTCCCGCGCGATGCCCGTGCATCAGTCGAAGAGCGATCCCGTGATGGGCAGCACCGACGCGGGATGTTCGTAGCCGTCATCGACCGGCAGATCGCGCCCTTGGGCGGCGGCCAGGGCGAGCTGATCGCAGCGCTCGTTCTCGGGATGGCCCGCGTATCCCTTGACCCAACTGAACGTCACCTGGTGATGCGCGACCACTTCCAGCAGCAGCTGCCACAAATCCGGATTCACAGCGCGGTCTTTTTTGGTGCGCATCCAGCCGTTGGCCCGCCAGCGCGCCGGCCAGCCCTTCGTCATCGCCTCAACCACATACTCTGAGTCGCTAAATACCGAAACAATGCAGCGCTCCTTCAAGGCGCGCAGCCCCTTGATGACCGCGATCAACTCCATGCGATTGTTGGTCATCAAGCGAAAGCCGCCAGAGAGTTCTTTAGTCCGCTCGCCAAATTTCGGGACCACGCCGTAGCCGCCCGGACCGGGATTGCCGATACAGGCCCCGTCGGTTAAGATGGTCACCTCCCTGAGTTCCGTGGTCATCTCGTTCCCCGCGTCCAGCTCACGAACCCTGCGCGAGCATCGGCTATTGTACCGTGTTGACTAACTCTCGATA
This genomic interval from Herpetosiphonaceae bacterium contains the following:
- a CDS encoding FAD-dependent oxidoreductase, producing the protein MVDTPPEHMSLWIATAPGPTFPRLLGDLTVDVAILGGGIAGLTTATLLKQAGKTVAVIEADQVVRGVTGYTTAKVTAQHNLIYADLIDTFGEDAARIYAHSNQAALERIAQFVAEDGIDCDFERKPNYCYSESATDLTMLEEEVTAAQNLGLPASLVTATGLPFPVAGALRVDHQAQFHPRKYLLQLAARIPGAGSFIFEHTRALDVEESNPHRVITDQGVLQAQDVVVATHYPILDRGLFFARVFPRREYVICVRANEGTDPHGMYISIGEPTRSVRTAPSPDGLLLVIGGEKHRPGEDPDTNARYRQLEHFARERFGCDQVVYRWSTQDTYAVDRVPYIGRLRPGADHLYVATGFGAWGMTNGTLAGMIIADAILGVVNPWAELYYPSRLNLRASAAKLLKEGANVARHFIGDRLAGGETFPDAIPPGEGAIVNHHGEKVAVYKDEQGKLHGVSPVCTHLGCLVGWNTAEKSWDCPCHGSRFDVTGQVIHGPAVANLAQQNLADRSGMAAYRDGTEDDRA
- the rnhA gene encoding ribonuclease HI, with translation MTTELREVTILTDGACIGNPGPGGYGVVPKFGERTKELSGGFRLMTNNRMELIAVIKGLRALKERCIVSVFSDSEYVVEAMTKGWPARWRANGWMRTKKDRAVNPDLWQLLLEVVAHHQVTFSWVKGYAGHPENERCDQLALAAAQGRDLPVDDGYEHPASVLPITGSLFD